A DNA window from Vigna unguiculata cultivar IT97K-499-35 chromosome 10, ASM411807v1, whole genome shotgun sequence contains the following coding sequences:
- the LOC114166218 gene encoding uncharacterized protein LOC114166218 produces MIDNHNVLAKTFRRVRDLSLEHMESDFTLRLFRGRNKDPRVYNTPSCDEIAALIVGDFGNMDVGRDIVVKKCSGELTRLHETHTAFIPLQYPLMFPYGEDGYQEDIPIRECHSKIKSRVRVRISLREFIAFRIQQRAVEAGNIVNACRLFQQFLVDCYTMVEAQRLSFIRANQKLIRCDILNGLQEAVNRGETDPSLIGRRIVLPASFTGGTRYMFNNCQDAMAICKKFGYPDLFITITCNVNWSEIKEFVLAKGLSASDRPDIVCRVFKMKLDEMMTDFKKKDFFRKSTAGMYTVEFQKRGLPHAHILLWLDGESKLKNSTDIDKVISAELPNSDLYPKLEKVVSSYMIHGPCGPARHNSPCMKEGRCSKFYPKKFTSSTSIDEDGYPCYRRLENGRFVEKNGIKLDNRSVVPYNPPLLMRYQAHVNTEYCNKTNSIKYLFKYVNKGPDRATLKISNNSAQSEKSTIIDEIKRYYDCRYLSPCEAAWRIFAFDIHHRWPPVQRLTFHLPGQQSALFKDDDDINVVFNRYENANTMFLAWFEANKVYQEGKQLTYSEFPSKFVWFAKEKEWKPRKKGYNIGRLTYIPPGSGELYYLRILLTIQKGCIDYESIKTIDGKYYETYQEACYVLGLLADDKEYIDAIKEASEFACGYQLRRLFVTLLSMNTISKPDIVWNSTWSILCDGILYQKRKEMNLPGLQIETAELQKLCLLEIEEMLMSNGRSLKDYPSLPQLDLSDVHTFNNRFIVDELQYNKQDMAREHDSLFKALNDEQIDVYQHIMTAVLSKKGGFFFLYGYGGTGKTFMWKTLSAGLRSKGMIVLNVASSGIASLLLPGGKTAHSTFCIPLLINEESTCNIAQGSLRAKLLMATSLIIWDEAPMMNRMCFEAFDRTLRDIMRNVDDANKDKPFGGKAVVLGGDFRQILPVIKKGSKFDIIKSSINYSELWNCCKVLKLSKNMRLSTTSSTETANDIQEFADWILKIGDAKMDLNENGECIVEIPEQILITNTDLPLLSLVEFVYPEFVVNMLNPNYFDDGAILCPTNDSVEQVNDFMLSLIGGDEVTYLSSDTPCQSDEQDEVQSEWFTSEFLNDIKCSGIPNHKLKLKTGVPIMLLRNIDQAKGLCNGTRLQVKHLGKNVICATVITGKNIGDSIFIPRMDLVPSDSGLPFKFQRRQFPISLCFAMTINKSQGQTLSRVGLYLPQPVFTHGQLYVAISRVKTKRGLKILILDEDGKVTNTSKNVVYKEIFETL; encoded by the exons ATGATTGACAATCACAATGTTCTTGCGAAAACTTTTAGAAGAGTAAGAGATTTGTCACTGGAACATATGGAATCAGATTTCACGCTAAGACTATTTAGAGGCAGAAACAAAGACCCTAGAGTCTACAATACACCTTCATGTGATGAAATAGCTGCACTTATAGTTGGTGATTTTGGCAATATGGATGTAGGCAGAGATATAGTGGTCAAAAAATGTTCTGGTGAATTAACCAGACTGCACGAAACTCACACCGCTTTCATTCCACTGCAATATCCTCTAATGTTTCCCTATGGAGAAGATGGTTATCAAGAGGATATACCAATAAGAGAAtgtcattcaaaaataaaatccagGGTAAGAGTTAGAATTTCTTTGCGAGAATTTATTGCCTTTAGAATACAACAAAGAGCTGTAGAAGCAGGAAATATTGTGAATGCATGCAGATTGTTCCAACAGTTTCTGGTGGATTGCTATACAATGGTTGAAGCGCAAAGGTTGTCATTCATCAGAGCGAATCAGAAGTTAATTCGCTGTGATATTCTTAATGGATTACAAGAAGCTGTTAATAGAGGAGAGACAGATCCTTCTTTAATTGGAAGACGTATTGTCTTGCCTGCTTCTTTCACTGGTGGTACCAGATACATGTTCAACAATTGTCAAGATGCTATggcaatttgtaaaaaatttggatatCCTGATTTGTTCATTACTATAACATGCAATGTCAATTGGagtgaaataaaagaatttgtcTTAGCAAAAGGCTTATCAGCTTCGGATAGACCTGATATTGTATGTAGAGTGTTCAAAATGAAGCTGGATGAAATGATGacagattttaagaaaaaggaCTTCTTTCGAAAAAGCACTGCAG GAATGTACACAGTAGAATTCCAAAAAAGAGGTCTACCTCATGCACATATACTTTTATGGTTGGATGGAGAAAGCAAGTTGAAGAATTCAACTgatattgataaagtaatatCAGCTGAATTGCCAAATTCTGATCTGTACCCCAAATTGGAAAAAGTTGTCTCAAGTTACATGATTCATGGACCATGCGGACCTGCAAGACATAATTCACCTTGCATGAAGGAAGGAAgatgttctaaattttatccaaaaaaattcacatcttCCACTTCAATTGACGAAGACGGATATCCATGCTATAGAAGACTTGAGAATGGTAGATTTGTTGAGAAGAATGGAATTAAGCTGGACAATAGAAGTGTTGTTCCCTACAATCCACCACTTCTAATGAGGTATCAAGCACACGTCAATACAGAGTATTGCAACAAGACCAATTCAatcaaatatttgttcaaatatgtgaACAAAGGTCCGGACAGAGCTACTCTTaaaataagcaacaactctgcacagtctgaaaaatcaaccattattgATGAGATCAAAAGGTATTACGACTGTAGGTATCTATCACCATGTGAAGCTGCTTGGAGAATATTTGCTTTTGACATCCATCACAGATGGCCTCCTGTTCAGAGATTGACCTTTCATCTTCCTGGCCAACAATCAgctttgtttaaagatgatgatgatattaatgTGGTGTTCAACAGATACGAAAATGCTAACACAATgtttctagcttggtttgaGGCTAACAAAGTCTATCAGGAAGGAAAACAATTGACTTATTCAGAATTTCCAAGTAAATTTGTGTGGTTtgccaaagaaaaagaatggaaaccaaggaagaaaggCTACAACATTGGTAGACTTACTTATATTCCTCCTGGGTCTGGAGAACTTTATTATTTGAGGATATTACTGACCATTcaaaaaggttgtattgatTATGAAAGCATTAAGACAATTGATGGAAAGTATTATGAAACGTACCAAGAAGCTTGCTATGTTTTGGGATTGTTGGCTGATGACAAagaatatattgatgcaatcaAAGAAGCAAGTGAATTTGCTTGTGGGTATCAACTTAGAAgattatttgttactttgttgTCCATGAATACAATTTCTAAACCAGATATAGTTTGGAATTCTACTTGGAGTATCTTATGTGATGgaattttgtaccaaaaaagGAAGGAGATGAACTTACCAG GTCTTCAAATTGAGACTGCTGAATTACAAAAACTATGTCTTCTGGAAATAGAGGAAATGCTAATGTCAAATGGTAGAAGTTTGAAAGATTATCCTTCATTACCTCAACTTGATCTTTCAGATGTACATACattcaataatagatttattgttgATGAGCTGCAATATAATAAACAAGATATGGCGAGAGAACATGACAGTTTGTTTAAAGCACTCAATGATGAACAAATTGATGTATATCAGCATATCATGACAGCAGTTCTTTCAAAGAAGGGAggattctttttcttatatggcTATGGTGGTACAGGTAAGACTTTTATGTGGAAGACATTGTCGGCTGGTCTAAGAAGCAAAGGCATGATTGTTTTGAACGTAGCATCAAGTGGAATTGCTTCTTTATTACTTCCTGGTGGAAAAACAGCACACTCTACCTTTTGCATCCCACTGTTAATTAATGAAGAATCAACTTGCAACATAGCACAAGGTAGTCTTAGGGCAAAACTTCTTATGGCTACCAGTTTGATTAtctgggatgaagcaccaatgatGAATAGAATGTGTTTTGAGGCATTTGATAGAACACTAAGAGATATTATGCGAAATGTTGATGATGCCAATAAAGACAAACCATTTGGTGGCAAAGCAGTTGTGTTAGGAGGTGACTTTAGACAAATTCTACCAGTTATCAAAAAAGGATCTAAATTTGATATCATAAAATCATCAATCAACTATTCAGAGTTATGGAATTGTTGTAAAGTGCTAAAGTTATCCAAGAACATGAGATTAAGTACTACATCAAGTACTGAAACAGCCAATGATATTCaagaatttgctgattggattTTGAAGATTGGAGACGCAAAAATGGAtctaaatgagaatggtgagtgCATTGTTGAAATTCCCGAACAGATCCTGATTACAAACACAGATTTACCTTTATTGTCATTGGTTGAATTTGTCTATCCTGAATTTGTGGTTAACATGTTGAATcctaattattttgatgatggagcAATTTTGTGCCCAACAAATGATTCTGTAGAGCAAGTAAATGATTTCATGTTGTCATTAATTGGTGGTGATGAGGTGACTTATTTAAGTTCAGATACACCTTGCCAATCTGATGAACAAGATGAAGTGCAATCTGAATGGTTTACAtctgaatttttaaatgatatcaaatgttcagGGATACCAAATCATAAACTGAAGTTGAAAACAGGTGTTCCAATTATGCTCTTGAGAAACATTGATCAAGCAAAAGGTTTATGCAATGGCACAAGATTGCAAGTCAAACATTTAGGCAAGAATGTAATATGTGCAACTGTAATTACTGGAAAAAACATTGGTGACAGCATTTTTATACCAAGAATGGATTTAGTGCCATCTGATTCAGGGTtgcctttcaaatttcaaagaagacaaTTTCCGATATCTTTATGCTTTGCAATGACGATTAACAAAAGTCAAGGACAAACGCTTTCTAGAGTTGGCCTTTATCTTCCACAACCTGTATTCACACATGGCCAACTATATGTTGCTATTTCTAGAGTCAAAACCAAGAGAggattgaaaatacttatattggatgaagatggaaaggtAACAAACACAAGTAAAAACGTTgtgtacaaagaaatttttgaaactctttga